One segment of Haloplanus natans DSM 17983 DNA contains the following:
- a CDS encoding TOBE domain-containing protein: MEFSTEFDARIGQGDVTLEARDVALLRAIEDHGSINAAATALGRSYSRSQQRIVELEDAFGELVVRTRGGSGGGGSQLTDRADDLLGRYERLRAEFSGVAEADETVLAGRVVDRDGELATVDTAAGAVRALVPSGDADADVRLTLRADAVTLQNPSRSPDPDRTSARNRLEGTVLGIDAGESVALVTVDVGGDVELSALVTTASVEKLNLHRGTPVVASFKATATRGVPN, from the coding sequence ATGGAATTCTCGACGGAGTTCGACGCCCGCATCGGCCAGGGCGACGTGACACTCGAGGCGCGGGACGTGGCGCTCCTGCGGGCGATCGAGGACCACGGCTCGATCAACGCCGCCGCGACGGCGCTCGGCCGGTCCTACTCGCGGTCTCAACAGCGGATCGTCGAACTCGAAGACGCCTTCGGCGAACTCGTCGTGCGCACGCGCGGCGGGTCGGGCGGTGGGGGGAGCCAACTCACCGACCGCGCCGACGACCTGCTGGGTCGGTACGAACGGCTCCGCGCCGAGTTCAGCGGCGTCGCCGAGGCGGACGAGACGGTCCTCGCCGGCCGAGTCGTCGACCGCGACGGTGAACTGGCGACCGTCGACACCGCGGCGGGCGCCGTCCGGGCGCTGGTTCCGAGCGGCGACGCGGACGCGGACGTTCGCCTCACCCTCCGGGCCGACGCGGTGACGTTACAGAACCCGTCACGGTCGCCCGACCCGGATCGAACCAGCGCCCGCAACCGACTCGAAGGGACGGTCCTCGGCATCGACGCAGGCGAGTCCGTCGCCCTCGTCACCGTCGACGTGGGTGGGGACGTGGAACTGTCGGCGCTCGTCACCACGGCGAGCGTCGAGAAACTGAACCTCCACCGTGGGACGCCCGTGGTCGCCTCGTTCAAGGCCACCGCCACCCGCGGCGTCCCGAATTAA
- a CDS encoding extracellular solute-binding protein: MTQRKEAPDWLQEQKEHWTRVARGRSRRDVLKGLGAAGMAGLAGCSGGSGGGATATATATEGSMDSGGEATTTDTATSTPAEVSGSMTIFHAGSLAPPFSEAEPQFEDEYGVDVNREPKGSVASTQKITQQGRRASVLGVSDFRLIRNRIVPDYGDWYAIFTTNSMSLQYREDSPGADEISKDNWWEILSRDDVTIGHADPAVDPGGYRAVMTQQLGKEEFEGSALYDDSTFQTIRENSTVPTGTETKLEGQLQSGALDYAFYYQSIASTSGLPYIDLQPQVDLSRATSKYAEHYAKAEVETSSGTFTGAPIAYGMTVPNVAPNPAAGAAWVEYFATDAGRSILENQGLVPVDPIVVPQSSRDAVPDRVMNVATAKSSLGPLEL, translated from the coding sequence ATGACACAACGGAAGGAGGCCCCAGACTGGCTGCAGGAACAGAAAGAACACTGGACGCGGGTCGCTCGGGGACGGTCCCGGCGTGACGTGCTGAAGGGTCTCGGCGCGGCCGGGATGGCGGGGCTCGCCGGCTGTTCCGGCGGCAGCGGTGGCGGGGCCACGGCAACCGCGACGGCGACGGAGGGGTCGATGGACTCCGGCGGCGAGGCGACGACAACGGATACGGCGACCAGCACGCCCGCCGAGGTCAGTGGGTCCATGACCATCTTCCACGCTGGCAGTCTCGCCCCGCCGTTCAGCGAGGCCGAACCCCAGTTCGAAGACGAGTACGGGGTCGATGTGAACCGAGAGCCGAAGGGGTCGGTCGCGTCGACCCAGAAGATCACCCAGCAGGGGCGTCGGGCGTCCGTGCTGGGCGTCTCCGACTTTCGGCTCATCCGCAATCGGATCGTCCCCGACTACGGCGACTGGTACGCCATCTTCACGACGAACTCGATGTCGCTCCAGTACCGCGAGGACTCGCCGGGTGCCGACGAAATCTCGAAGGACAACTGGTGGGAAATCCTCTCGCGGGACGACGTGACCATCGGTCACGCCGATCCGGCGGTCGACCCCGGTGGTTACCGGGCCGTGATGACTCAGCAACTCGGCAAGGAGGAGTTCGAGGGAAGCGCCCTCTACGACGATTCGACGTTCCAGACGATCCGCGAGAACTCGACGGTGCCGACGGGGACGGAGACGAAGCTCGAGGGCCAACTCCAGTCCGGGGCCTTGGACTACGCCTTCTACTACCAGTCCATCGCCAGCACGTCGGGTCTGCCCTACATCGACCTCCAGCCCCAGGTCGACCTCTCGCGGGCGACGAGTAAGTACGCGGAACATTACGCGAAGGCGGAAGTCGAGACCAGCAGCGGGACGTTCACCGGTGCACCCATCGCGTACGGGATGACGGTCCCGAATGTCGCGCCCAATCCCGCGGCGGGCGCGGCTTGGGTCGAGTACTTCGCCACCGACGCCGGGCGGTCGATCCTCGAAAACCAGGGGCTCGTTCCGGTCGACCCCATCGTCGTCCCACAGAGCAGTCGGGACGCCGTTCCGGACCGCGTCATGAACGTCGCAACCGCGAAGTCCAGCCTCGGCCCGCTCGAACTGTAA
- a CDS encoding ABC transporter permease — translation MATSTETRFSLDGFGRGSLAVAFVAIQALAFVGAYTAGRPTLYAFFMIASTAVAAYVLHGDTFVVAAATLGSILMVALGLPLFLFVARQQPSIIVEKALSPDVHRMLYLGIYGPLLAAIVSLLFGVPLAHLFAEGFAGQQLVESLVDLPLVVPHSVAGIIILFGFGAGGAFPNVSVLGSMIGMVLAMTFVSAPYAVNATREAFESIDDRLAYASRIHGASRWDTFRRVTAPLAVRGMVTGGVLAWARAVSEFGAVAVVAYSVSFFYPPAGGEVTAQHAPVFVYGTYLQGGLAQSGAVAFILLAVSALIFLVVRYLTSGSTRTGGVV, via the coding sequence ATGGCAACAAGTACTGAGACACGGTTTTCACTCGATGGATTCGGACGGGGGTCGCTAGCGGTGGCGTTCGTCGCGATACAGGCGCTGGCGTTCGTAGGCGCGTACACGGCCGGTCGGCCGACACTGTACGCGTTCTTCATGATCGCAAGTACGGCAGTCGCCGCCTACGTACTCCACGGCGACACATTCGTCGTCGCTGCGGCGACGTTGGGGAGCATTCTGATGGTTGCGCTCGGGCTCCCGCTATTTTTGTTCGTCGCTCGACAGCAACCGTCGATAATCGTCGAGAAAGCACTCAGTCCCGACGTCCATCGAATGCTCTATCTGGGAATCTACGGTCCACTGCTGGCGGCAATCGTTAGCTTGCTGTTCGGCGTTCCCCTTGCACACCTGTTCGCCGAGGGCTTTGCCGGCCAGCAGTTGGTCGAGAGCCTGGTCGATCTGCCGCTGGTCGTCCCGCACAGCGTTGCGGGGATTATCATCCTCTTCGGCTTCGGTGCGGGCGGCGCGTTCCCGAACGTCTCCGTTCTTGGGAGCATGATCGGGATGGTGCTCGCGATGACGTTCGTGAGCGCGCCCTATGCGGTCAACGCCACGCGCGAGGCGTTCGAGTCTATCGACGACCGCCTCGCGTATGCCTCGCGCATCCACGGTGCGAGTCGCTGGGACACGTTCCGCCGGGTGACTGCTCCACTCGCGGTTCGGGGGATGGTCACCGGGGGCGTCCTCGCGTGGGCGCGGGCCGTCTCGGAGTTCGGCGCCGTCGCCGTCGTCGCCTACTCCGTCTCCTTTTTTTACCCACCGGCCGGCGGCGAGGTGACCGCCCAGCACGCACCCGTGTTCGTCTACGGGACGTACCTGCAGGGTGGACTCGCACAGAGCGGGGCGGTGGCGTTCATCCTGCTTGCCGTGTCGGCGCTCATCTTTCTGGTGGTCCGTTATCTCACCAGCGGCAGCACGCGGACCGGAGGTGTAGTCTGA
- a CDS encoding ABC transporter ATP-binding protein: MSLQADVSATFTADGAESFHVDAAFEVERGESLVILGPSGSGKTLLLETVAGFHPHDGPVTLDGRQVSGTPPEKRDFGFVFQDYALFPHMTVTENVDFGSRYHDDTRDSADLLAELGVGDLAERHPPTLSGGEQQRVALARALAIRPEVMLLDEPLAALDVPTRQSLRDDLADVLADVTAVYVTHNRTTARALADRIVIMNDGQVVQSGTPEEIFERPSSAMVADFTGSNSIDLADAPSIRAALDLASDGVAAIRPEAITVGNDGDVDGTVERVVREDATNRVTLAIDDVTVEVFTDRTPDVGDDLWLTLPSDRVHLCSGRAESIPA, encoded by the coding sequence ATGAGTCTACAGGCGGATGTTTCGGCGACGTTTACCGCCGACGGCGCGGAGTCGTTCCACGTCGACGCCGCCTTTGAGGTCGAACGCGGCGAGAGCCTGGTCATCCTCGGACCGAGCGGGAGCGGCAAGACGCTCCTGCTCGAAACGGTGGCGGGCTTTCACCCCCACGACGGCCCTGTCACCCTCGACGGCCGGCAGGTGAGCGGGACACCCCCCGAGAAGCGGGACTTCGGCTTCGTCTTCCAAGACTACGCGTTGTTTCCGCATATGACCGTTACCGAGAACGTCGACTTCGGAAGTCGGTACCACGACGACACGCGCGACTCCGCCGACTTGCTCGCGGAACTCGGCGTGGGCGACCTAGCGGAGCGCCACCCGCCAACACTCTCGGGCGGCGAGCAACAGCGGGTCGCGCTGGCCCGTGCGCTGGCGATACGACCCGAAGTAATGCTGCTGGACGAGCCGCTGGCGGCACTCGACGTGCCGACCCGGCAGTCGCTCCGCGACGACTTAGCCGACGTGCTCGCCGATGTGACCGCCGTCTACGTCACACACAACCGGACGACCGCGCGGGCGCTCGCCGACCGGATCGTCATCATGAACGACGGGCAGGTGGTCCAGAGCGGTACGCCCGAGGAGATATTCGAGCGGCCGTCGTCGGCGATGGTCGCGGACTTCACCGGGTCGAACAGCATCGACCTCGCTGACGCGCCGTCGATCAGGGCTGCGCTCGACCTGGCGAGCGATGGGGTGGCTGCGATCCGTCCAGAGGCCATAACGGTCGGCAACGACGGCGACGTGGACGGCACCGTCGAACGCGTCGTCCGCGAGGACGCGACCAACCGCGTCACTCTGGCCATCGACGACGTGACCGTCGAGGTGTTTACCGACCGGACGCCCGACGTAGGGGACGACCTGTGGCTCACACTCCCGTCCGACCGTGTCCACCTCTGTAGCGGCCGGGCCGAGTCGATCCCCGCCTGA
- a CDS encoding 50S ribosomal protein L1: MADTIEEAVTRALDEAPPRNFRETVDLAVNLRDLDLNDPSNRVDESVVLPAGTGQETQIVVFATGETALRAEEVADDVLSPDQLEDLGDDDDAAKDLADETDFFVAEASMMQDIGRYLGTVLGPRGKMPTPLQPDDDVVETVNRMKNTVQLRSRDRRTFHTRVGAQDMSAEDIADNIDVIVRRLEAALEKGPLNIDSIYVKTTMGPSVEVEA, from the coding sequence ATGGCAGATACAATAGAGGAAGCAGTCACTCGCGCACTCGACGAGGCCCCGCCGCGGAACTTCCGCGAGACGGTCGACCTCGCCGTGAATCTGCGCGATCTAGATCTCAACGACCCGTCGAATCGCGTCGACGAGAGCGTCGTCCTGCCGGCCGGTACCGGCCAGGAGACGCAGATCGTCGTCTTTGCAACCGGTGAGACCGCACTCCGTGCCGAGGAGGTGGCGGACGACGTCCTCAGCCCCGACCAACTCGAAGATCTCGGGGACGACGACGACGCCGCCAAGGACCTCGCCGACGAGACCGACTTCTTCGTCGCCGAGGCGTCGATGATGCAGGACATCGGCCGTTACTTGGGGACCGTCCTCGGGCCGCGCGGCAAGATGCCGACGCCGCTCCAGCCCGACGACGACGTCGTCGAGACGGTCAACCGAATGAAAAACACGGTCCAGCTTCGGAGCCGCGACCGACGCACGTTCCACACGCGCGTCGGCGCACAGGACATGTCCGCCGAGGACATCGCGGACAACATCGACGTGATCGTCCGCCGTCTCGAGGCCGCTCTGGAGAAGGGCCCGCTCAACATCGACTCCATCTACGTCAAGACGACGATGGGGCCGTCCGTGGAGGTAGAGGCATGA
- a CDS encoding 50S ribosomal protein L10 produces MSESESVRKTETIPQWKQEEVDELVDFIESYASVGIVGVTGIPSRQLQNMRRDLHGSAEVRMSRNTLLRRALEEVDEGYEDLAGFVSGQVALIGTNDNPFGLYQQLEASKTPAPINAGEIAPNDIVIPEGDTGIDPGPFVGELQQVGAEARIMEGSIRVTADSTVLETGEEVSDELANVLGELGIEPKEVGLDLRSVYSEGILFEPDELAIDIEEYRADVQSAAAAARNLSVNAAYPTARTAGTLLATAAGEAKSVGLFAAIEDPELVPDLVAKADGQVRALAALIDDDEALPEELRGVEAPAATEEAADESSDEDDEADTADEDADADTDDDDDGGDGAEGLGAMFG; encoded by the coding sequence ATGAGCGAAAGCGAGAGCGTCCGCAAGACCGAGACGATTCCGCAGTGGAAACAGGAGGAGGTCGACGAACTCGTCGACTTCATCGAGTCCTACGCGAGCGTCGGCATCGTCGGCGTCACCGGCATTCCGAGCCGACAGCTCCAGAACATGCGCCGTGATCTCCACGGCAGCGCCGAGGTGCGGATGAGCCGCAACACGCTCCTCCGCCGGGCGCTGGAGGAGGTCGACGAGGGTTACGAGGACCTCGCCGGCTTCGTCTCGGGACAGGTCGCGCTCATCGGGACCAACGACAACCCGTTCGGCCTGTATCAGCAACTCGAAGCGTCGAAGACGCCCGCCCCGATCAACGCGGGCGAGATCGCCCCCAACGACATCGTGATCCCGGAGGGCGACACCGGCATCGACCCCGGCCCGTTCGTGGGTGAACTCCAGCAGGTGGGGGCGGAAGCCCGCATCATGGAGGGATCGATCAGAGTGACCGCCGATTCGACGGTGCTCGAAACCGGCGAGGAGGTTAGCGACGAACTCGCGAACGTCCTCGGCGAACTCGGCATCGAGCCGAAGGAAGTCGGCCTGGACCTGCGCTCGGTCTACTCCGAGGGCATCCTGTTCGAACCCGACGAACTCGCCATCGACATCGAGGAGTACCGCGCCGACGTGCAGTCGGCCGCGGCGGCCGCGCGCAACCTCTCGGTCAACGCGGCCTACCCGACGGCTCGCACCGCAGGGACGCTGCTGGCCACGGCGGCCGGCGAGGCAAAATCGGTCGGCCTCTTTGCCGCCATCGAGGACCCAGAGCTCGTGCCGGATCTCGTGGCCAAGGCCGACGGCCAGGTCCGCGCGCTCGCGGCCCTGATCGACGACGACGAAGCGCTTCCGGAGGAACTGCGCGGCGTGGAAGCGCCCGCGGCGACCGAGGAAGCGGCGGACGAATCGAGCGACGAAGACGACGAGGCGGACACCGCCGACGAGGACGCGGACGCCGACACCGACGACGACGACGACGGTGGCGACGGCGCCGAGGGCCTCGGAGCGATGTTCGGCTAA
- the rpl12p gene encoding 50S ribosomal protein P1, with translation MEYVYAALILNETGEEINEDNVTAVLEAAGVDVEQSRVKALVAALEDVDIEEAIDTAAAAPAAGGAAGGAAGSDDDDEGDEAADEADEEEAADEEEDEDEEASGEGLGELFG, from the coding sequence ATGGAATACGTTTACGCAGCACTCATCCTGAACGAGACCGGCGAAGAGATCAACGAAGACAACGTAACCGCGGTCCTCGAAGCCGCCGGCGTCGACGTGGAGCAGTCCCGCGTCAAAGCGCTGGTCGCCGCCCTCGAGGACGTCGACATCGAGGAGGCCATCGACACGGCCGCCGCCGCGCCCGCCGCGGGCGGCGCCGCTGGCGGTGCCGCCGGTAGCGACGACGACGACGAGGGTGACGAGGCCGCCGACGAGGCCGATGAAGAGGAAGCCGCCGACGAGGAAGAAGACGAGGACGAGGAGGCCAGCGGCGAGGGCCTCGGCGAACTCTTCGGCTAA
- a CDS encoding tripartite tricarboxylate transporter permease has protein sequence MLPVPAAPQPIGLTTLGYALVGVGLGTCSGLTPGLHANNFALLLASVVPSLPGPTVALGAAMLAAGVVHTFLDVVPALALGVPDPATAAVTLPGHRLVLDGRGREALRLSALGSGLAVVVALVAAVPLTRAVEAVYPTLRRHLPLLLAAVAVVLVATEPTWRRRVGAVTTLGVAAGVGWLVLDLDPTGPIAAGGVLAPLFAGLFGAPVLIEALSGEGVPPQAAPTVTLDRRTILGTAGAGAGAGALVGYLPGVSAAVGTVLVLPAVPGESGARGFLVASSGANTANTIFALFALLALGTPRTGVMVAMDRVGAVASAGVLLGTACLAAAVGFALVVSVGDAYLRTVGRLNYTRVSLATGGLLVVVAYLFAGGVGLAIFALAAVVGLLPPALGVRRVHLMAVLAPAIVLS, from the coding sequence ATGCTCCCCGTGCCGGCCGCGCCACAGCCCATTGGCCTGACGACGCTCGGCTACGCCCTCGTCGGCGTCGGCCTCGGCACCTGCAGCGGGTTGACGCCCGGTCTCCACGCCAACAACTTCGCGCTCCTCCTGGCGTCGGTCGTCCCGTCGTTGCCGGGGCCGACCGTCGCCCTCGGCGCCGCGATGCTCGCCGCGGGCGTCGTCCACACCTTCCTCGACGTGGTTCCGGCGCTCGCGCTCGGGGTCCCCGATCCGGCGACGGCCGCGGTCACCCTACCTGGACATCGACTCGTCCTCGACGGGCGTGGTCGGGAGGCCCTCCGACTGTCGGCGCTCGGGAGCGGCCTCGCCGTCGTCGTCGCCCTCGTCGCCGCGGTGCCGCTCACCCGCGCCGTCGAGGCCGTCTATCCGACGCTTCGGCGCCACCTCCCGCTCCTTTTAGCCGCCGTAGCAGTCGTCCTCGTCGCCACCGAACCGACGTGGCGACGGCGGGTGGGCGCCGTGACGACTCTCGGTGTCGCCGCAGGCGTCGGATGGCTCGTCCTCGACCTCGATCCGACGGGACCGATCGCCGCGGGGGGCGTCCTCGCGCCGCTCTTTGCCGGCCTGTTCGGCGCGCCGGTGTTGATCGAGGCGCTGTCGGGCGAGGGCGTCCCCCCGCAGGCCGCACCGACGGTGACGCTCGACCGTCGGACGATTCTGGGGACGGCCGGTGCCGGCGCGGGAGCGGGCGCGCTCGTCGGCTATCTCCCGGGTGTCTCCGCGGCCGTCGGCACCGTGCTCGTACTGCCCGCGGTCCCCGGGGAGTCGGGCGCCCGTGGGTTCCTCGTCGCCTCCAGCGGTGCCAACACGGCGAACACGATTTTCGCGCTCTTTGCCCTCCTCGCGCTCGGCACGCCCCGGACCGGCGTCATGGTCGCGATGGACCGCGTGGGCGCCGTCGCGTCCGCGGGCGTCCTGCTCGGAACGGCCTGTCTCGCGGCGGCGGTGGGGTTCGCGCTCGTCGTCTCCGTGGGAGACGCGTATCTCCGGACGGTCGGCCGCCTCAACTATACGCGCGTCTCGCTGGCGACGGGCGGACTCCTCGTCGTCGTCGCGTACCTGTTTGCCGGCGGGGTCGGACTGGCAATCTTCGCCCTCGCGGCCGTCGTGGGCCTCCTGCCGCCCGCTCTCGGCGTCCGCCGCGTCCACCTCATGGCGGTGCTCGCGCCGGCAATCGTCCTGTCGTAG
- a CDS encoding HVO_2753 family zinc finger protein, whose protein sequence is MSQTEGKQERQCVSCGINISGMSAAAFKCPDCGQQIYRCAKCRKQSNLYECPDCGFRGP, encoded by the coding sequence ATGAGCCAGACGGAAGGAAAACAGGAGCGCCAGTGTGTCTCCTGTGGGATCAACATCTCCGGGATGAGCGCCGCCGCGTTCAAATGTCCGGACTGCGGGCAGCAGATTTACCGCTGTGCGAAGTGCCGCAAGCAGAGCAACCTCTACGAGTGTCCCGACTGCGGGTTCCGGGGGCCGTAA
- a CDS encoding elongation factor 1-beta → MGKVAAKMKVMPGSPEVDLDDLQDRLEASLPEGAKINGFERDEVAFGLVALLPTVIVPDDAGGTEAVEESFAGVDGVESVAVENVGRI, encoded by the coding sequence ATGGGGAAAGTCGCCGCCAAGATGAAGGTCATGCCGGGGAGCCCCGAAGTCGACCTCGACGACCTGCAGGACCGACTGGAGGCGTCGCTCCCCGAGGGCGCGAAGATCAACGGCTTCGAACGCGACGAAGTGGCGTTCGGCCTGGTCGCACTCCTGCCGACGGTGATCGTCCCCGACGACGCGGGCGGCACCGAAGCGGTCGAGGAGTCCTTTGCCGGCGTCGACGGCGTCGAGAGCGTCGCCGTCGAGAACGTCGGCCGCATCTAA
- a CDS encoding 50S ribosomal protein L21e codes for MPSSNGPLKGTRGKLSNDPRERGASPPQRAIQEYDIGQKVHLTLDPSVSEGRFHPRFNGHTGTVVGTQGRAFKIEINDGGKDKTLIARPAHLKAQQ; via the coding sequence ATGCCGAGTTCCAACGGACCGCTGAAGGGGACGCGCGGTAAGCTCTCGAATGACCCCCGAGAGCGCGGCGCCTCCCCGCCCCAGCGCGCGATTCAGGAGTACGACATCGGTCAGAAAGTCCACCTCACGCTCGACCCGAGCGTCTCCGAAGGTCGGTTCCACCCCCGATTCAACGGGCACACCGGCACCGTCGTCGGGACGCAGGGCCGCGCGTTCAAAATCGAGATCAACGACGGCGGCAAGGACAAGACGCTCATCGCGCGCCCGGCACACCTCAAGGCCCAGCAGTAA
- a CDS encoding RNA polymerase Rpb4 family protein has protein sequence MTIFKEKLDEEFVTISEVKELLAEVEAERAADVDREMRYELARAIEHANTFAVLDAEESRELAEELLELEQVDEAAAFKIADLLPQDRDELRSVFAHGRYSLDGDELDEVLNVVAKYA, from the coding sequence ATGACGATATTCAAAGAAAAGCTCGACGAGGAGTTCGTCACCATCTCCGAGGTCAAGGAGCTCCTCGCCGAGGTCGAAGCCGAGCGGGCCGCCGACGTGGACCGCGAGATGCGTTACGAACTCGCCCGCGCCATCGAACACGCCAACACGTTCGCGGTGCTCGACGCCGAGGAGTCGCGCGAACTCGCCGAGGAACTGCTCGAACTCGAGCAGGTTGACGAGGCGGCGGCGTTCAAAATCGCCGACCTGCTCCCGCAGGATCGGGACGAACTCCGTTCGGTGTTCGCTCACGGCCGCTACTCGCTCGACGGCGACGAACTCGACGAAGTTCTGAACGTCGTCGCGAAGTACGCCTGA
- a CDS encoding response regulator: protein MATPQPTVLLVDDERDVVDVYALAFTGDEYSVRKAYSGEEALEQVAGADVVLLDRRMPGLSGQDVLDEIRGRGLDVRVAMVTAVDPDFDIAQMAFDTYLTKPVSDEELRDTVDELLALAEYDEQVRERFAIAEKLAVLEAEKTERELAESEEYATLQEQAAELDAQSAETFGTMATETFEKVLSDIEDDP, encoded by the coding sequence ATGGCAACACCGCAGCCGACCGTCCTTCTCGTCGACGACGAACGGGACGTCGTCGACGTCTACGCGCTCGCGTTCACCGGCGACGAGTACTCCGTGCGGAAGGCGTACAGCGGCGAGGAGGCACTGGAACAAGTCGCCGGTGCCGATGTCGTCCTGCTCGACCGTCGGATGCCGGGACTGTCCGGACAGGACGTTCTCGACGAAATCAGGGGTCGTGGACTCGACGTGCGGGTAGCGATGGTGACGGCCGTCGATCCCGATTTCGACATCGCCCAGATGGCGTTCGACACCTACCTGACCAAGCCGGTGAGCGACGAGGAACTCCGCGACACCGTCGACGAACTGCTCGCCCTCGCGGAGTACGACGAACAGGTGCGCGAACGGTTCGCGATTGCGGAGAAACTCGCGGTGCTCGAAGCCGAGAAAACCGAGCGTGAACTCGCCGAGAGCGAGGAGTACGCGACGTTACAGGAGCAGGCGGCGGAACTGGACGCGCAGTCCGCGGAGACGTTCGGGACGATGGCGACCGAGACGTTCGAGAAGGTGTTGTCCGATATCGAAGACGACCCGTAG
- a CDS encoding winged helix-turn-helix domain-containing protein: MAIATPPRVERSPAETTVDDDDEVQTILHALQDDGCRAVLDATGETSLSASELAETCDLPLSTTYRKLDTLTDVGLLAERTRLCPDGKHTSEYVCVVDEILVDATAGFELTVTRREPPERATRLDDDSR, translated from the coding sequence ATGGCCATCGCTACTCCCCCGCGCGTCGAACGCTCGCCAGCGGAAACGACCGTCGACGACGACGACGAAGTGCAGACCATACTCCACGCGCTCCAGGACGACGGCTGCCGTGCAGTGCTGGACGCGACCGGTGAGACGTCACTGTCCGCCAGCGAACTCGCCGAGACCTGTGATCTCCCGCTCTCGACGACGTACCGCAAACTCGACACGCTTACCGACGTGGGACTGCTCGCCGAGCGGACCCGTCTCTGCCCCGACGGGAAACACACCAGCGAGTACGTCTGCGTGGTCGACGAGATACTCGTCGACGCCACCGCCGGCTTCGAACTCACCGTCACCCGGCGTGAGCCACCCGAACGCGCCACGCGACTGGACGACGATTCGCGGTAG
- a CDS encoding helix-turn-helix domain-containing protein, with the protein MSSGIRAELRVDAAGTCPVVEAASAAGSPTFSVSRAVDPGGPGRVTEEFMLDGVADGELADDEDVDTVFSYGSKTVYRLTRSRDAGCPCECIERFDCPVVDVHTRDGLLYLVFHAADMEQLQNIITTLRTEYPQVDICRLLRSEGEDGGDDLVFVDRGRLTARQREVLETAHRLGYFERPKGANAGEVADALDISRSTFTEHLAAAQTKLLDAILDG; encoded by the coding sequence ATGAGCTCTGGGATTCGGGCCGAACTACGGGTCGACGCGGCCGGGACGTGTCCCGTCGTCGAGGCTGCGTCGGCGGCCGGGTCGCCGACGTTCTCCGTCTCCAGGGCGGTCGATCCGGGGGGGCCGGGACGGGTGACCGAGGAGTTCATGTTGGACGGCGTGGCCGACGGGGAGTTGGCCGACGACGAGGACGTGGATACGGTGTTTTCGTACGGGTCGAAAACCGTCTATCGGCTCACCCGCAGCCGCGACGCGGGCTGTCCATGTGAGTGTATCGAACGATTCGACTGTCCCGTGGTCGACGTCCACACCCGTGACGGACTGTTGTATCTGGTCTTTCACGCGGCGGACATGGAGCAGCTACAGAACATCATCACGACCCTCCGAACGGAGTATCCACAGGTCGACATCTGTCGGCTCCTCCGGTCGGAGGGTGAAGATGGGGGGGACGACCTCGTCTTCGTCGACCGCGGCCGACTCACCGCGCGACAGCGCGAGGTGCTCGAAACCGCGCATCGCTTGGGGTATTTCGAGCGACCAAAAGGAGCGAACGCGGGCGAAGTCGCCGACGCCCTCGACATCTCGCGGTCGACGTTTACCGAACATCTCGCGGCGGCACAGACGAAGCTCCTCGACGCGATCTTGGACGGCTAA
- a CDS encoding pyridoxamine 5'-phosphate oxidase family protein: MTVEQQTAMTADETDALLGRNETGVLALARGDEPYAVPISYGYDASDRRFCMRLVSTPGGEKARFLDDSQRVRFVVYEERGSTYRSAVANGRLELVPRSALTPDHVARFGAAKRPLFEMWDRGRDELDVQLYELDPDELSGRRIDVD, translated from the coding sequence ATGACCGTCGAGCAACAGACCGCGATGACGGCCGACGAAACTGACGCGCTCCTCGGCCGGAACGAAACCGGCGTCCTGGCGCTTGCTCGTGGCGACGAACCGTACGCGGTCCCGATCTCCTACGGCTACGACGCCTCGGATCGGCGATTCTGTATGCGACTGGTGTCGACGCCGGGCGGCGAGAAGGCCCGCTTTCTCGACGACTCCCAACGGGTTCGCTTCGTCGTCTACGAGGAACGCGGCTCCACGTACCGGAGTGCGGTGGCGAACGGCCGACTCGAACTCGTCCCGCGGTCGGCGCTCACACCCGACCACGTGGCACGGTTCGGGGCGGCGAAGCGCCCGCTGTTCGAGATGTGGGATCGAGGGAGGGACGAACTCGACGTTCAACTGTACGAACTCGACCCCGACGAACTGAGCGGTCGACGGATCGACGTCGATTAG